From one Clostridia bacterium genomic stretch:
- a CDS encoding recombinase family protein, giving the protein MPQVTVIESTPAPERAEAAPKPRRVAAYARVSTEKDEQQTSYEAQRSYYTRLIASRPDWTLAGVYADEYSGTGTKKRDGFRRMIEDALAGGIDLIVTKSVARFARNTVDSLTHIRLLREHGTEVYFEKENIRTFDEKGELMLTILSSLAQEESRSISENVTWGMRESMRRGNAWVPYKSFLGYDRAPDGSMAVNPEQAAVVRRVYGLFLAGLTPYGVARTLEGEGVPFAAGREKWYASTVLSILRNEKYKGDALRQKTYSKSYLTKERAVNNGELRKYYIAGHHEAIVSPAVFDLVQRELKEREGEPRAAEGVFARRVFCAECGGVMGRFTRRRGGAETRSLRCSGRKCGRCSAPPVPEEELKAAFAAACAARFDLSAAEAACAEAVSSVILSERSEPKDLTPSSVIPRSRASADEESHTLSDRVREEGDSSGFAIGMTPHPSPPSATPPSPQGEGLADRVREDGALTAGLPCARGGGVRGEAGDDGGVVQSNGCFEETDNPSVSPCFASLDSVSPRARSGRGSDSPPGCHSLPRPPLRYPCTGEPTRAAGDSPGFAIGMTPHPSPPSATPPSPQGEGLADRVREEGALTPALPSPPPFDETLFRCVVERVTVSRAETVFTFRDGSVIVLPR; this is encoded by the coding sequence ATGCCGCAAGTAACCGTAATCGAATCCACGCCCGCGCCGGAGCGCGCGGAAGCCGCGCCGAAGCCGCGCCGCGTCGCCGCCTACGCACGCGTCTCCACCGAAAAGGACGAACAGCAGACCTCCTACGAAGCCCAGCGCAGCTACTACACGCGCCTGATCGCCTCCCGCCCCGACTGGACGCTTGCGGGCGTCTACGCCGACGAATACTCCGGCACCGGCACGAAGAAGCGCGACGGCTTCCGCCGCATGATCGAAGACGCCCTCGCCGGCGGCATCGACCTTATCGTCACGAAGTCGGTCGCCCGCTTCGCGCGGAACACGGTCGACAGCCTGACGCACATACGCCTGCTGCGCGAACACGGCACGGAGGTCTACTTCGAGAAGGAAAATATCCGCACCTTCGACGAAAAGGGCGAGCTGATGCTGACGATACTTTCGTCGCTGGCGCAGGAGGAGAGCCGCTCGATCTCCGAGAACGTCACCTGGGGCATGCGCGAAAGCATGCGGCGCGGCAACGCGTGGGTGCCGTACAAGTCGTTCCTCGGCTACGACCGCGCGCCGGACGGCTCGATGGCGGTGAATCCGGAGCAGGCGGCGGTCGTGCGCCGCGTCTACGGACTTTTTCTGGCGGGGCTCACCCCCTACGGCGTCGCCCGCACGCTCGAGGGCGAAGGCGTACCCTTCGCGGCGGGGCGCGAAAAGTGGTACGCCTCCACGGTGCTGAGCATACTGCGCAACGAGAAGTACAAGGGCGACGCCCTGCGGCAGAAGACCTACTCGAAGAGCTATCTGACGAAAGAGCGCGCCGTCAACAACGGCGAGCTGCGGAAATACTACATAGCCGGACACCACGAGGCCATCGTCTCCCCCGCCGTCTTCGACCTCGTTCAGCGGGAGCTGAAGGAGCGCGAGGGCGAGCCGCGCGCGGCGGAGGGCGTTTTCGCGCGGCGTGTGTTCTGCGCGGAGTGCGGCGGCGTCATGGGGCGCTTCACGCGGAGGCGCGGAGGCGCGGAAACGCGCTCCCTGCGCTGCTCCGGCCGCAAGTGCGGACGCTGCTCCGCCCCGCCCGTACCCGAGGAGGAGCTGAAGGCGGCGTTCGCCGCGGCGTGCGCGGCGCGGTTCGACCTGAGCGCCGCGGAGGCCGCCTGCGCGGAGGCGGTATCATCTGTCATCCTGAGCGAGCGCAGCGAGCCGAAGGATCTCACGCCGTCATCTGTCATTCCGAGGAGCCGCGCAAGCGCCGACGAGGAATCCCACACCCTTTCCGACCGGGTGCGTGAGGAGGGGGATTCCTCGGGCTTCGCCATCGGAATGACACCTCATCCGTCGCCGCCTTCGGCGACGCCACCTTCCCCTCAAGGGGAAGGCTTGGCCGACCGGGTGCGTGAGGATGGGGCGTTGACCGCCGGCCTCCCCTGTGCAAGGGGAGGTGGCGTCCGAGGCGAAGCCGGGGACGACGGAGGGGTTGTGCAATCAAACGGCTGCTTTGAGGAAACCGACAACCCCTCAGTCTCGCCCTGCTTCGCAAGTCTCGACAGCGTCTCACCGCGGGCTCGGTCAGGCCGCGGCTCTGACAGCCCACCGGGCTGTCATTCACTACCGCGGCCTCCGCTTCGCTACCCTTGCACAGGGGAGCCAACGCGCGCGGCGGGGGATTCCCCGGGCTTCGCCATCGGAATGACACCTCATCCGTCGCCGCCTTCGGCGACGCCACCTTCCCCTCAAGGGGAAGGCTTGGCCGACCGGGTGCGTGAGGAGGGGGCGTTGACTCCCGCGCTCCCCTCTCCCCCGCCGTTTGACGAAACGCTCTTCCGCTGCGTCGTTGAGCGCGTGACCGTCTCCCGCGCGGAGACTGTCTTCACCTTCCGCGACGGCAGCGTAATCGTCCTCCCGCGGTGA
- a CDS encoding type II toxin-antitoxin system HicB family antitoxin translates to MNNTIEYKGYFSNVEYSAEDGVLHGKIEGIRDLVTFESENAADIEKEFHAAVDDYLLFCKQVGKEPDKAYKGTFNVRVKPELHRAVASRAIKNGISLNQAVEQALTAYAANQ, encoded by the coding sequence ATGAATAATACGATTGAATACAAAGGATACTTTTCAAACGTCGAATACTCCGCGGAAGACGGAGTGCTTCACGGCAAGATCGAGGGCATACGCGATCTCGTCACTTTTGAAAGCGAAAACGCTGCCGACATCGAAAAGGAGTTTCACGCCGCCGTCGACGATTATCTTCTTTTCTGCAAGCAGGTCGGCAAGGAACCCGACAAAGCGTATAAGGGAACCTTCAACGTGCGAGTCAAGCCCGAGCTCCATCGCGCCGTCGCTTCGCGCGCGATAAAGAACGGCATTTCGCTCAATCAGGCGGTCGAGCAGGCGCTTACGGCTTACGCCGCGAATCAGTGA
- a CDS encoding type II toxin-antitoxin system HicA family toxin has protein sequence MSQLEKAKDRIRALPKDYTYDEARSLLKRLGFVEETKGKTSGSRVMFFRESDKRAILLHKPHPQSEMREYAVKNLKEWLEGIGEL, from the coding sequence GTGAGCCAACTTGAAAAAGCGAAAGATCGAATAAGAGCGCTGCCGAAGGATTATACTTATGATGAGGCGCGCTCGCTGCTGAAACGGCTCGGATTTGTCGAAGAAACGAAGGGCAAGACGTCCGGATCGCGGGTAATGTTTTTCCGCGAAAGCGATAAAAGGGCGATCTTGCTTCACAAACCGCATCCGCAGTCCGAAATGCGCGAATACGCGGTGAAGAATCTGAAAGAATGGCTTGAAGGGATAGGTGAACTGTAA
- a CDS encoding four helix bundle protein has product MLENAKDFAVNVIKVCNGINKGPNAAVLTKQLIRSGTSIGANIHEAKYGYGSSDFTFKLQIALKECYESEYWLELLGRTGLITEESSKALSGECGRIRRMLISAINKMKSKEE; this is encoded by the coding sequence ATGCTTGAGAACGCGAAAGATTTCGCGGTCAACGTCATTAAGGTATGCAACGGTATAAACAAAGGACCGAACGCCGCCGTGCTTACAAAGCAGCTCATACGCTCCGGAACGTCCATCGGGGCGAATATCCACGAAGCGAAATACGGTTACGGCAGCTCGGATTTCACGTTCAAGCTCCAGATTGCCTTGAAGGAGTGCTACGAGTCGGAATACTGGCTCGAACTCCTCGGCAGAACCGGACTGATAACGGAAGAATCGTCAAAAGCGCTGTCGGGCGAATGCGGCAGGATCCGCAGGATGCTGATCTCGGCGATAAATAAAATGAAATCAAAAGAAGAATAA